One Pararhizobium sp. IMCC3301 DNA segment encodes these proteins:
- a CDS encoding IS5 family transposase, translated as MAWTEITRKQYDRRYLRYASDCTDEEWALIVPFMPAPSKVGRPRKWPMREIWNAIQYIAASGCQWAMLPKDFPPFTTVQHYFYRLRDSGLLDIINETLVMSARLLAGRAAEPTAGVIDSQSVKTTESGGPRGFDAGKKITGRKRHILTDTQGNMLGAITHTADIQDRDGAPDAIAYTKESFPSLAHLFADGGYAGQKLKTVLQNMDGPTIEIVKRPDGAKGFVVIARRWVVERTFAWLGRCRRLAKDWEATVASSEAWLLIASIRRTTRLIART; from the coding sequence ATGGCTTGGACTGAAATCACTCGGAAGCAATATGACCGCAGATACTTGCGCTATGCAAGCGATTGTACGGACGAGGAATGGGCGTTGATCGTGCCGTTCATGCCTGCGCCGAGCAAGGTCGGTCGACCGCGCAAATGGCCGATGCGCGAGATATGGAACGCGATCCAGTATATAGCGGCGTCGGGCTGCCAGTGGGCGATGCTGCCAAAAGACTTCCCGCCCTTCACAACGGTCCAGCACTATTTCTACCGATTACGCGACAGCGGCCTGCTCGACATCATCAACGAAACGCTGGTCATGTCCGCGCGCCTTTTGGCCGGCCGCGCGGCAGAGCCGACAGCGGGTGTGATCGACAGCCAAAGCGTGAAAACCACGGAAAGCGGCGGCCCGCGCGGCTTTGATGCGGGCAAGAAGATCACAGGCCGCAAGCGTCACATCCTCACTGATACACAAGGCAATATGCTGGGCGCGATCACGCACACCGCCGATATACAGGACAGGGATGGCGCACCGGACGCCATCGCATACACGAAAGAGAGCTTCCCCAGCCTTGCCCATCTGTTTGCAGATGGCGGTTATGCTGGGCAAAAGCTGAAAACTGTTCTTCAAAACATGGATGGGCCGACCATCGAGATCGTCAAACGCCCCGATGGTGCAAAAGGATTTGTTGTTATTGCAAGGCGCTGGGTTGTCGAGCGCACATTTGCCTGGCTTGGAAGATGTCGTCGCTTGGCAAAAGACTGGGAGGCAACCGTAGCATCTTCCGAAGCGTGGCTGCTCATCGCATCCATCCGGCGCACCACCC